One genomic region from Bacteroidetes Order II. bacterium encodes:
- a CDS encoding TonB-dependent receptor — protein sequence MKKLLYLLVLLMGTLPAFAQVIRVTGRVTDDSGTALIGVTVQEKGTMRGTVTDVTGQFGLSVRENATLVVSYVGYITKEVILQGDRTLTITLSQNADLIGGVEVVGSRSMNRSATETSVPVDIISVSEVTGSSGQLEMSQLLQYVAPSFNANRQSGSDGSDHVDPASLRGLGPDQTLVLINGKRRHQSSLINFYGSRGRGNTGTDLNAIPASAIERIEILRDGAAAQYGSDAIAGVINIVLKENTDAFEVNVNTGMYSAGDGQQAQVALNWGKSLLKGGFVHITAEGMTRDYTNRPNDEALFPGSSARDFVGDAKALSGAFLVNMAVPVNNMKFYLNGGYSHRFSNNHQWTRGADNLQRNIKEIYQNGFTPQLEGTVSDPSVSFGLKGKLSNWNWDLSNSYGENKFDYHSTNTLNASFQPRPSSPTEFYDGGFKLTQNTTNLDITRYFQKGEGKGFNVAFGAEFRNERYQIFAGEEASYKNYGAMVMTAEGLALAASGAQGFPGFQPSDEIDERRSNFGAYADVEVDLNKQLSLTAAGRFENYSDFGNTINGKASFRFAFSPAIALRGSLSTGFRAPSLAQIYFNSTITNFIAGKPVDNLIARNSGNVAKALGIPALKQETSQNISLGVTLTPANGFSLTVDAYQVNLKDRIILTGVFSDEDDAIGSILKGLNVGGAQFFTNALDANTKGLDVVLNHSTFLGQGRLRTSLAANFNQLEIGDVKTTTQLKGKEDTYFDLRERYFLLASAPPSKFNVGFDYKQNKLSANLRFTRFDKVTLANWEYDENKLHVYDARITTDFSFGYDLAKNIQLNLGGANIFNVQPTKQDPGLTESGGMWDAVQMGINGAFFFAKLGFRF from the coding sequence ATGAAAAAACTTCTTTACTTGTTGGTCTTGCTTATGGGGACGCTTCCCGCCTTCGCACAAGTAATACGTGTTACTGGACGTGTGACCGACGACTCGGGTACAGCCCTCATTGGTGTCACCGTTCAGGAAAAAGGCACCATGCGGGGGACAGTGACCGATGTTACCGGACAGTTCGGACTTTCTGTCCGTGAAAATGCCACCTTAGTGGTGAGCTATGTGGGATACATAACCAAAGAAGTCATTCTTCAAGGGGATCGCACCCTCACCATTACACTCAGTCAGAATGCCGACTTAATTGGCGGTGTCGAGGTCGTCGGTAGCCGGAGCATGAACCGATCTGCCACCGAGACTTCGGTACCGGTGGACATCATTTCGGTCTCGGAAGTAACGGGCAGTAGTGGTCAGCTGGAAATGAGCCAACTCTTACAGTATGTAGCTCCTTCCTTTAATGCAAACCGCCAGTCAGGCTCCGATGGTTCCGACCACGTTGATCCAGCTTCTTTACGTGGCCTTGGCCCTGATCAAACCTTGGTGCTCATTAATGGAAAGCGCCGCCACCAGTCCAGCCTGATTAATTTTTATGGCTCACGTGGACGTGGGAATACCGGAACCGACCTCAATGCCATCCCTGCCTCGGCCATTGAGCGCATTGAAATCCTCCGGGACGGCGCCGCTGCGCAATACGGATCGGACGCCATTGCGGGTGTAATCAACATTGTGCTTAAAGAAAATACCGACGCTTTTGAGGTGAACGTAAATACGGGAATGTATAGCGCCGGAGATGGCCAGCAGGCTCAAGTAGCCTTAAATTGGGGTAAAAGCTTGCTTAAAGGTGGTTTTGTTCATATTACCGCCGAGGGGATGACCCGCGATTACACCAACCGACCGAATGATGAGGCTCTGTTCCCAGGCAGCAGCGCCCGTGACTTTGTGGGCGATGCCAAGGCTTTGAGTGGGGCCTTCTTGGTGAATATGGCAGTTCCGGTAAACAACATGAAGTTCTATCTGAATGGCGGTTATAGCCACCGGTTTTCCAACAACCACCAATGGACCCGTGGTGCAGACAATCTTCAGCGGAACATCAAAGAAATCTATCAGAATGGCTTTACCCCGCAATTAGAGGGAACAGTAAGTGACCCCTCGGTCTCTTTTGGACTTAAAGGCAAACTAAGTAATTGGAACTGGGATTTAAGCAATTCTTATGGCGAAAACAAATTCGATTATCATTCTACAAACACCCTTAATGCCTCGTTCCAACCCCGTCCTTCTTCCCCAACCGAATTCTATGATGGCGGGTTTAAGTTGACACAAAACACCACCAATCTTGACATCACCCGATACTTCCAGAAGGGCGAAGGCAAGGGCTTTAATGTGGCCTTTGGGGCAGAATTCCGAAATGAGCGCTATCAGATTTTTGCCGGAGAGGAAGCATCTTACAAAAATTATGGGGCTATGGTTATGACCGCCGAGGGGCTTGCGTTGGCGGCAAGTGGCGCACAAGGCTTCCCTGGGTTCCAGCCATCGGACGAAATTGACGAGCGCCGCAGTAACTTTGGGGCCTATGCGGATGTGGAAGTGGACTTGAACAAACAATTATCACTTACGGCAGCGGGTCGCTTTGAAAACTATTCCGATTTTGGGAATACGATTAATGGCAAAGCCTCCTTCCGTTTTGCTTTCAGTCCTGCGATTGCCCTTCGGGGGTCGTTAAGTACGGGCTTCCGCGCCCCCTCTTTGGCACAGATATACTTTAACTCTACGATTACCAACTTTATTGCCGGAAAACCAGTGGACAACCTCATCGCACGAAACAGCGGAAATGTGGCAAAAGCACTGGGAATTCCGGCATTGAAGCAAGAAACCTCTCAGAACATCTCTTTGGGCGTTACACTTACACCCGCAAATGGTTTCTCTCTTACCGTAGATGCCTATCAGGTGAACCTCAAAGATCGCATCATTCTTACGGGCGTATTTAGTGACGAGGACGATGCCATTGGTAGCATTCTAAAGGGCCTTAATGTGGGAGGAGCACAATTTTTCACCAATGCCTTAGACGCGAATACGAAAGGCCTAGACGTGGTTCTGAATCATAGCACCTTTTTGGGCCAAGGCCGATTACGGACAAGTCTGGCTGCCAATTTCAATCAATTAGAAATTGGTGACGTTAAAACCACTACCCAGTTGAAAGGAAAAGAAGACACGTATTTTGATTTGCGTGAACGCTATTTCTTATTGGCTTCTGCACCTCCAAGCAAATTCAACGTGGGCTTTGATTACAAACAGAATAAATTATCTGCAAACCTACGGTTTACCCGTTTTGACAAAGTGACCTTGGCTAACTGGGAGTATGACGAAAACAAGTTGCACGTATATGATGCCCGCATTACAACCGATTTTTCATTCGGGTATGACTTGGCCAAGAATATTCAATTAAACCTTGGAGGTGCCAATATCTTTAATGTGCAACCCACCAAACAAGACCCCGGTCTCACGGAAAGTGGGGGTATGTGGGATGCTGTACAAATGGGCATCAATGGTGCTTTCTTCTTTGCAAAATTGGGATTTCGATTCTAA
- the gatB gene encoding Asp-tRNA(Asn)/Glu-tRNA(Gln) amidotransferase subunit GatB codes for MTRFGAFEAVIGLEVHAQLKTQSKAFSPDSAAFGGAPNSHVDPISLAHPGTLPILNKCHIEHAILMGMATNCEIERRSVIARKHYFYPDLPKGYQISQYEAPICVNGWLDVSFDGETGPQTTRVGITRIHIEEDAGKSIHDHDPYATLIDVNRCGVPLLEIVSEPDIRSAKEAAAYLQNIWQMVRWLGICDGNMEEGSLRCDANVSIRPVGDPHLGTKAEIKNMNSFRNVERAIEAEIARQIDVVSSGGHVIQETRLWDTVKLETRSMRSKERAHDYRYFPDPDLPPVVVSDEMLRQISQSLPELPHMRRSRLITDWGLPAYDAHLLTGDRAIADYLEQTVSAVDEPDGVTLQDRAKAVSNIMMSYVLRLLNEENTSISSFRITPERLAGLVSLRMANKISSTGAQELFHLLLTSTGTAMELAMRHNLLQVSDSGALLPVVQAVLSDFPKEVAKFKNGNPQLIGFFIGQVMKRFKGSPDPKRLRQMIAEQISTSSPN; via the coding sequence ATGACACGTTTCGGCGCTTTTGAAGCAGTAATCGGCTTAGAGGTTCATGCACAGCTTAAAACGCAGTCTAAAGCCTTCTCGCCAGACTCCGCTGCGTTTGGCGGAGCCCCCAACTCCCATGTGGACCCTATCAGTCTGGCACACCCGGGAACATTGCCCATCCTCAACAAATGCCATATTGAACATGCCATTTTGATGGGAATGGCCACCAACTGCGAAATTGAACGCCGTTCTGTCATTGCTCGGAAGCACTATTTCTATCCCGATTTGCCCAAAGGATACCAGATTTCGCAATACGAAGCCCCTATTTGCGTTAATGGCTGGTTAGACGTTTCATTCGACGGCGAAACTGGCCCACAAACAACCCGAGTGGGCATTACCCGGATACATATTGAAGAAGATGCAGGCAAATCCATCCACGACCACGACCCATATGCTACCCTCATTGATGTGAACCGCTGTGGTGTACCTCTTCTAGAAATTGTTTCGGAGCCGGATATTCGTTCTGCGAAAGAAGCAGCAGCATATCTCCAAAATATTTGGCAAATGGTTCGCTGGCTGGGCATCTGTGATGGGAATATGGAGGAAGGTTCTTTGCGTTGCGACGCCAACGTCTCTATTCGGCCTGTGGGGGATCCACACTTGGGGACCAAGGCCGAAATCAAAAACATGAATTCGTTCCGGAATGTGGAACGGGCCATTGAAGCAGAAATTGCCCGCCAAATAGACGTTGTTTCATCTGGAGGGCATGTTATTCAGGAAACCCGTTTGTGGGATACAGTCAAATTAGAAACCCGCTCCATGCGTTCTAAAGAGCGTGCACATGACTACCGTTATTTTCCGGATCCCGACTTGCCTCCGGTGGTTGTCTCAGACGAGATGCTACGACAGATTTCCCAATCCCTGCCTGAACTCCCACACATGCGTAGGTCGCGCTTGATCACCGATTGGGGCCTACCCGCTTACGACGCCCACCTGCTAACGGGTGATCGGGCCATTGCCGACTATTTGGAACAAACCGTTTCTGCGGTGGATGAGCCAGATGGCGTTACCCTGCAAGACCGGGCCAAAGCCGTATCGAATATCATGATGTCGTATGTTTTGCGCCTCCTCAACGAGGAGAATACCAGTATTTCCAGCTTTAGGATTACTCCAGAACGCTTGGCTGGACTGGTTTCATTGCGCATGGCCAATAAAATAAGTTCCACAGGAGCACAAGAACTTTTCCATCTGCTGCTAACCTCAACAGGAACTGCCATGGAACTCGCAATGAGGCATAACCTGTTACAGGTATCCGATTCGGGAGCATTGCTGCCAGTAGTTCAGGCGGTTTTGTCCGACTTTCCAAAAGAAGTTGCCAAGTTCAAGAATGGAAATCCACAATTAATTGGTTTTTTTATCGGACAAGTTATGAAGCGATTCAAAGGGTCTCCCGACCCCAAGCGATTACGTCAAATGATTGCCGAACAGATAAGCACTTCTTCACCTAATTAA
- a CDS encoding TlpA family protein disulfide reductase, with translation MSAYFMIRAFNFLLLVFFFCLPVTQAQSVNGKLTGKIAVTKELDPAQDFSGFQILVGFKESEAAAVDTIGFAITKKDGSFSMNLKARERGIYPLMVSRRGAMAASGEIIVAEGDEATLQATLPARTLRVISPENAAWMALKNARAQHKQSLIDALSNNENNTSTLKNVVLLTSNLMWDLDKSFGAQSVGAQLGKMEAITMLVGWDDSLAVARAQTIPPDFPGYVEMVRTLRRALVRELGQEKGLAAFRTYVDKLPDLQKKAPLFAELIVARIDSLQTKEALAAIAEMERTYPDGRWNTFLQNATYEVKNLLPGLRAPAFSLKANNGQTYTLDGLKGKYVVLEFWSPRDSVYPKQLPEVMALHQSFSTKNLVWLSVALDPEKSVVDTFAQNRALPDLQVLELEGTKAPIAKAYNVNYVPLRFLIGPDGNLIGKYVSNALGLLTDALQKQVK, from the coding sequence GTGTCCGCTTATTTTATGATACGTGCATTCAACTTCTTACTACTGGTGTTTTTTTTCTGCCTGCCAGTAACACAAGCCCAATCCGTCAACGGAAAACTAACCGGAAAAATCGCAGTTACCAAAGAGTTAGACCCGGCACAAGATTTTTCTGGCTTCCAGATTTTGGTTGGATTTAAAGAATCGGAAGCTGCTGCGGTGGATACAATCGGGTTTGCCATTACAAAAAAAGACGGTTCTTTTTCCATGAACCTAAAAGCCCGTGAGCGGGGTATCTACCCCCTTATGGTCTCACGCCGAGGTGCTATGGCGGCTTCTGGTGAAATCATTGTTGCTGAAGGCGATGAGGCCACGCTCCAAGCCACTTTACCTGCACGCACTTTACGGGTGATTTCTCCGGAAAATGCCGCTTGGATGGCCCTAAAAAATGCACGGGCCCAGCATAAACAATCGTTGATTGATGCCCTGTCTAACAATGAAAACAATACCTCCACCCTCAAAAATGTGGTATTGCTCACCTCAAATCTAATGTGGGATTTAGACAAATCTTTTGGCGCACAATCGGTGGGTGCACAATTAGGAAAAATGGAAGCCATTACCATGCTAGTAGGATGGGACGATTCACTGGCCGTGGCACGCGCCCAGACCATCCCCCCTGATTTTCCGGGTTATGTCGAGATGGTACGCACCCTACGACGCGCCCTTGTACGTGAATTGGGGCAGGAAAAAGGGCTTGCCGCCTTCCGAACATACGTAGATAAACTCCCAGACCTTCAGAAAAAGGCGCCACTTTTTGCCGAACTCATAGTGGCACGAATAGACAGCCTACAAACCAAAGAAGCACTTGCCGCCATCGCCGAAATGGAGCGCACCTATCCAGATGGAAGGTGGAATACGTTTCTACAAAACGCAACCTACGAGGTAAAAAATTTATTACCCGGTCTTCGCGCCCCTGCTTTTTCCCTAAAAGCAAACAATGGCCAAACCTATACCTTAGACGGACTAAAGGGGAAATATGTGGTTTTGGAGTTCTGGAGTCCACGCGATTCGGTTTATCCCAAACAACTACCAGAGGTCATGGCATTGCATCAATCTTTTTCAACAAAAAATTTAGTCTGGCTTTCGGTGGCTTTAGACCCTGAAAAAAGCGTTGTGGACACGTTTGCACAAAACCGTGCCTTACCAGACCTGCAAGTATTGGAATTAGAAGGTACCAAAGCACCTATTGCCAAAGCGTATAATGTCAATTACGTCCCCCTCCGTTTTCTAATTGGCCCCGATGGCAACCTCATTGGTAAGTATGTATCCAATGCCCTTGGTTTATTGACCGATGCCTTGCAAAAACAGGTGAAGTAA
- a CDS encoding triose-phosphate isomerase: protein MKSRTFLIAGNWKMNTLQSEAIALATQIAATSAKILSSVEVLICPPALHLAPVQATVGATGIKVGAQNMHQALSGAYTGEISAPMIASSGCSHVILGHSERRQYFGETDALVNLKIKQALAHHLTPIVCIGETLTEREAGVELAVVTAQVKGALASLTAEEAQQLVWAYEPVWAIGTGKTASPEQAQSMHAALRTLLGELVSDEVATKTRLLYGGSLNAANAAELLAQPDIDGGLIGGASLKATDFGTIIQTAFRLAA, encoded by the coding sequence ATGAAAAGCAGAACCTTTCTAATAGCCGGAAACTGGAAGATGAATACCCTCCAGTCCGAAGCCATTGCATTGGCAACACAAATTGCTGCTACCAGCGCGAAAATACTTTCCTCTGTAGAAGTCCTGATCTGCCCACCGGCCCTTCACCTTGCGCCTGTACAGGCCACTGTGGGGGCAACCGGGATTAAAGTAGGTGCTCAAAACATGCACCAAGCCCTTAGTGGTGCCTATACCGGAGAAATTTCCGCACCTATGATCGCTTCTTCAGGTTGTTCCCATGTGATACTGGGACACTCCGAACGGCGGCAATATTTTGGAGAAACGGATGCATTGGTCAATCTGAAAATCAAACAAGCATTGGCCCATCACCTCACCCCCATTGTGTGTATTGGAGAGACCCTCACAGAACGTGAAGCCGGCGTGGAGTTGGCTGTTGTGACCGCACAAGTAAAAGGGGCATTGGCCAGCCTCACCGCAGAGGAAGCACAACAATTGGTTTGGGCCTACGAACCCGTATGGGCCATCGGGACAGGCAAAACCGCCTCTCCAGAACAGGCACAATCTATGCACGCCGCGCTCCGAACTTTGCTCGGAGAATTGGTCAGCGACGAAGTAGCAACTAAGACGCGACTGCTCTATGGGGGTAGTTTAAATGCGGCAAACGCCGCTGAATTACTTGCCCAGCCAGACATTGATGGCGGCTTGATTGGGGGTGCAAGTTTGAAGGCCACAGATTTTGGCACCATCATCCAAACAGCTTTTAGGCTTGCTGCCTAA
- a CDS encoding GWxTD domain-containing protein, translating to MLPNNVFREVNGTKTVLKQLQTLLHSPLDFRKMMKKFFAITFFLIVLVATGCSGTKKPVDSPNAGRTLAYEEGVPNFDMEAIPTWREDSAGIDLYIGLPYRSLIFLRTDNTFHGKYEAVVRVLDDKGKATIKEESFSDTISITDYEKTQSIEAISLQKRFKVAPGTYIIEVSITDINSKKEALRRQRLTLNDLASGSISLSRILVEGRNDATGFRPIVAYHTGSDVDSLRAVVELYNADAAPEVQAMMMLRALPTDRNPAQPPYWFTPSLGSLSQQGVFYNRGDTLQVTRRIIRNVSPEAVIEFNLPKLKPGTYRINIAVTAPQKGNSTQPTLLLKEQRDLSIKSPGFPRIETLQHMVEPLAYIAYKREMQEILKATSVEELKTRFDAFWGEKMPSRQSGLNTIKEFYSRVEQANLYFSTYKEGWKTDPGMVYIVMGAPQSVDEQFDAEIWRYSYSNRDPLSTFVFQKVRPSEGDFINYILIRNPYFEQEWLRQIERWRTGQVF from the coding sequence TTGCTGCCTAATAACGTGTTCCGGGAGGTGAATGGAACCAAAACAGTTTTGAAACAATTACAAACACTACTCCATTCACCTTTGGATTTCCGGAAAATGATGAAAAAATTCTTTGCAATTACCTTCTTCCTGATCGTTCTGGTAGCTACAGGGTGCTCGGGTACCAAAAAGCCAGTAGATTCCCCCAATGCCGGACGTACCTTGGCGTATGAAGAAGGGGTACCCAATTTCGACATGGAGGCGATCCCTACGTGGCGCGAAGACTCCGCCGGGATAGATCTTTATATAGGATTGCCCTATCGTTCCCTCATTTTCCTTCGAACCGACAATACGTTTCATGGCAAATATGAAGCCGTGGTCCGAGTTCTGGACGACAAAGGAAAGGCGACCATAAAAGAAGAATCGTTCAGTGATACCATTTCCATCACCGATTACGAAAAAACCCAGTCTATTGAGGCGATCTCCCTTCAAAAACGATTTAAAGTTGCTCCAGGAACGTACATCATTGAAGTATCAATAACGGATATTAATTCCAAAAAAGAAGCCCTTCGCCGTCAACGACTTACCTTGAACGATCTTGCCTCCGGAAGTATTAGCCTGAGCCGCATCTTGGTAGAAGGCCGAAACGATGCAACAGGCTTCCGCCCCATCGTGGCCTATCATACCGGATCGGATGTTGACTCGTTGCGGGCCGTTGTGGAACTTTACAATGCCGACGCTGCACCCGAAGTCCAAGCTATGATGATGCTCAGGGCACTCCCTACCGACCGTAACCCAGCCCAACCGCCCTACTGGTTTACGCCCTCGCTTGGCTCGCTTTCCCAACAAGGTGTTTTTTATAACCGAGGAGATACCCTTCAAGTTACTCGTCGTATCATCCGCAATGTATCTCCCGAAGCGGTTATTGAGTTTAATCTTCCAAAATTAAAACCAGGAACATACCGGATTAATATTGCCGTCACTGCACCCCAAAAAGGCAATAGTACCCAGCCCACCCTCTTGTTAAAGGAACAAAGGGATCTTTCCATAAAATCGCCCGGCTTCCCCCGTATCGAAACCCTTCAACACATGGTGGAACCACTGGCTTATATCGCCTACAAACGGGAAATGCAGGAAATCTTAAAAGCCACTTCCGTAGAAGAACTTAAAACACGGTTCGATGCATTCTGGGGAGAAAAGATGCCCAGTCGCCAATCTGGACTTAACACCATCAAGGAGTTTTACAGCCGGGTAGAACAGGCAAATTTATATTTTTCTACCTATAAAGAAGGATGGAAAACAGATCCGGGGATGGTGTACATTGTCATGGGGGCGCCACAATCCGTAGATGAGCAGTTCGATGCTGAAATTTGGCGCTACTCCTATTCTAACCGTGACCCGCTTTCTACTTTTGTCTTTCAAAAAGTACGGCCTTCGGAAGGTGATTTTATCAACTATATCCTTATTCGAAACCCTTATTTCGAGCAGGAGTGGCTCCGACAGATAGAGCGTTGGCGAACGGGTCAGGTATTCTGA
- a CDS encoding ROK family protein: protein MKHYVVGVDLGGTNIKFGLVAAGEGIIYQTSLPTGAEEGPQYVVAQICKGIQLLLDAVPEESQIEAVGIGAPGAVSWDRTTVSAPPNFPGWDNLNLAEAIRGGVEMDLPVVVENDANAAGLGSAFYGAGRPFDSFIMVTLGTGVGGAIIYQNEIFRGATGGAGELGHISVDYEGPLDRAGVAGAAEAYLGQRFLSRHARYQLLNRKDSVIHEMADEDLMNITPKMLHEAALAGDAGAQEVLAWAGHKLGVMLGSAINLLDIRKVIVGGGVSAAGDYILGPARETMLRFVMPGLRDGVEIILETLGNEAGLLGAAHLAFQATIPSRK from the coding sequence ATGAAACATTATGTTGTCGGTGTTGATCTGGGAGGAACCAACATCAAATTTGGCTTGGTGGCCGCTGGAGAAGGCATCATCTATCAAACGTCGCTTCCTACAGGGGCCGAAGAAGGTCCACAATATGTGGTGGCACAGATATGCAAAGGCATTCAGTTGCTGTTAGACGCCGTTCCGGAAGAGTCACAAATCGAAGCCGTTGGTATTGGTGCACCTGGCGCCGTCAGTTGGGACCGAACCACCGTAAGTGCCCCGCCAAATTTTCCTGGTTGGGATAACCTGAACCTTGCCGAGGCCATTCGTGGGGGAGTGGAGATGGACTTGCCCGTAGTGGTGGAAAATGACGCCAATGCGGCCGGATTGGGTTCTGCATTTTATGGCGCAGGCCGTCCATTTGATTCCTTCATCATGGTGACATTGGGTACAGGTGTGGGCGGAGCCATTATTTATCAAAACGAGATATTTCGTGGTGCCACTGGCGGTGCGGGTGAACTTGGCCATATTTCGGTGGACTATGAAGGCCCTTTGGACCGTGCAGGTGTGGCGGGGGCTGCGGAGGCATATCTGGGGCAGCGCTTTCTTTCCCGACATGCCCGTTACCAACTCCTTAATCGGAAAGATTCGGTAATTCACGAGATGGCAGACGAAGATCTGATGAACATAACGCCTAAAATGCTACACGAGGCTGCCCTTGCAGGAGATGCTGGCGCACAAGAAGTTTTGGCTTGGGCGGGCCATAAATTAGGAGTCATGCTGGGTTCAGCGATTAACCTACTCGATATCCGCAAGGTTATTGTAGGAGGTGGCGTATCTGCTGCGGGCGATTATATTTTGGGGCCTGCACGGGAGACAATGTTACGCTTTGTAATGCCTGGCTTGCGTGATGGGGTTGAAATTATCTTAGAAACATTAGGCAATGAAGCAGGCTTGCTCGGTGCTGCCCATCTGGCATTTCAGGCAACAATACCGTCCCGAAAATAG
- a CDS encoding septum formation initiator family protein produces the protein MILLFGLIWVVFFDSYSFTNRMNWEAEKETLLLENKALKQELQALESQILHVDSSEVIEQSARKRFGMRRPGEIVYQIRRDTTHKP, from the coding sequence ATGATCCTTCTTTTTGGTTTGATCTGGGTGGTGTTTTTTGATAGCTACAGTTTTACGAATCGGATGAATTGGGAAGCAGAAAAAGAAACCTTACTTTTGGAAAATAAAGCCCTAAAGCAGGAACTTCAGGCCCTTGAGAGCCAGATTCTGCATGTGGATTCATCCGAAGTGATCGAACAATCTGCCCGAAAACGGTTCGGGATGCGGCGTCCGGGCGAGATTGTTTACCAAATACGCCGTGATACCACACATAAGCCCTAA
- the eno gene encoding phosphopyruvate hydratase — protein MSYISDIIARQILDSRGNPTVEVDVVTESGVLGRAAVPSGASTGEYEAVELRDEDASQYLGKGVLKAVQNVNEIIADELIGMDVDDQVAIDQLLIQLDGTPNKAKLGANAMLGVSMAVARAAASTLGLPLYRYLGGANARMLPVPMMNILNGGVHADNNVDMQEFMVMPVGAASFSEGLRMGIETFHTLKKVLKKKGYNTAVGDEGGFAPNLRSNEEAVEVILEAIEKAGFTAGKDIFIALDPAWSEAYQDGSYVFYKSNPDRKLSSDEMVAYWTDWVEKYPIISIEDGLDQNDWEGWQKLTKAVGHKCQLVGDDLFVTNSARLQMGIENGSGNAILVKLNQIGTLTETLEAIELAHKNKYTSIISHRSGETEDNFIADLAVATNAGQIKTGSGCRSDRLAKYNQLLRIEEKLGNAALYPGMKAFRFA, from the coding sequence ATGTCTTACATTTCCGACATTATCGCCCGACAGATTTTAGACAGCCGGGGGAATCCTACCGTAGAGGTGGATGTGGTAACGGAATCCGGCGTTTTAGGACGTGCTGCCGTACCAAGTGGGGCTTCTACCGGAGAATACGAAGCGGTGGAACTTCGAGATGAGGACGCCAGCCAGTATCTCGGCAAAGGGGTCTTAAAGGCCGTTCAAAACGTAAATGAAATCATCGCCGACGAACTGATCGGGATGGATGTGGATGACCAAGTGGCGATAGACCAATTGCTGATCCAGTTAGACGGAACCCCAAATAAGGCCAAATTAGGGGCCAATGCCATGCTGGGTGTTTCGATGGCGGTGGCCCGTGCAGCAGCCAGTACGCTTGGGCTTCCTCTGTATCGCTATTTGGGTGGAGCCAATGCCCGGATGTTGCCCGTACCGATGATGAACATTCTGAATGGTGGGGTTCATGCCGACAATAATGTGGATATGCAGGAATTTATGGTGATGCCCGTAGGAGCCGCTTCTTTTTCGGAAGGGCTGCGTATGGGCATTGAGACCTTTCATACCCTGAAAAAAGTGTTGAAGAAAAAAGGCTATAATACGGCTGTCGGTGATGAAGGAGGCTTTGCCCCAAACCTACGCTCTAACGAAGAAGCTGTAGAAGTAATTTTGGAAGCCATCGAAAAAGCAGGCTTTACTGCCGGAAAAGATATTTTCATTGCCCTTGATCCAGCATGGAGCGAAGCCTATCAGGATGGGAGTTATGTGTTCTACAAAAGTAATCCGGATCGGAAACTTTCGTCGGATGAAATGGTAGCTTACTGGACCGACTGGGTCGAGAAATATCCAATTATCTCTATCGAAGATGGTTTAGACCAAAACGATTGGGAAGGCTGGCAAAAGTTGACCAAAGCAGTAGGACATAAGTGCCAGTTGGTAGGGGACGATCTCTTTGTAACCAATTCTGCCCGTCTGCAAATGGGCATTGAAAATGGTAGTGGGAATGCAATTCTGGTGAAACTGAACCAAATTGGAACATTGACCGAAACGCTTGAAGCCATCGAGTTGGCACACAAAAATAAATATACCAGCATCATCAGCCACCGTTCCGGCGAAACAGAAGACAACTTCATTGCCGATCTAGCGGTTGCCACAAATGCCGGACAAATCAAGACGGGTTCGGGTTGTCGAAGCGATCGGCTTGCTAAATACAATCAATTACTTCGGATTGAAGAGAAGCTCGGTAATGCCGCGCTCTATCCGGGTATGAAGGCTTTCCGATTTGCCTAA